DNA from bacterium:
GTTCCGGAGAGCGCACTTGGCTTGGCTGGCGTCGTGATTGGTTTTTACTTTCGCTTGAGAGATGGAGGCCCCAATGCCTAGCCTTTCCCCCCATTTCCGCCTTGAGGAGCTGGCCTGTCGTTGTGGTTGCGGCGGTGAAGCCCAGCCCGAGATTCTCGCCAACCTGACCCGCGTCGTCCTGATGCTAGAGCGGGTGCGTCTTGCAATCGGGCACAAACCGATCCGCATCACCTCGGGCTATCGCTGCGCCAAGCATAACAAAGCTGTAGGTGGCAGGCCGCAAAGCTTGCACCTTACGGGCCGCGCTGCCGATATCCAGGTCGATGATTTGCTGCCGTCACAGCTTCAGGCGATTGTCATCAAGAGCGTACCCGAGGCGCACGGCATTGGCCGACACGCTCGATTCACCCACTTGGATGTGCGTGGCTTTCGCCTCATCTTTGACTACTCGTAAGAGCAAATGAAGAGAAATCGATATGTACTCCCCGTTCTCACACTTGTTGCCGCCTTCGCCGTCTTGGCGGGGGCGGCTCTCGTTTTGCGGCGCTGCTCGCCGACAACGCATCCATCCCCCGTCGCTTCTGAGCGATTCGCTAAGGTGATTGCCACCAACTCGGCGGCCGTCACTTCAGCCCAGGGGGTAAAGGTGACGATCCGTCACCCAGCATCCCCAGAGATGCAGGAGCGTAACCAAGGGGCAGGTGTGGGCCAGATGCGCAGACGCCCTGAGAAGGCACAAGACGAGGAGGTCGTTATTGAACTCACTCAGACCACCAGCGCGGTGGCCGCCTCGGAGGTTACGTCCTCGGCCGCGGTGCCGGTGGCCGCCCCGAGGGATGCGTTGCCGACACACGGCCGCCTAGGCGTGGTCCTCACCACCATGCCCGGCATGCTTGCGGCCGACGTGCAGCTTGCGCGTGTCGAGGTGCCGCCCTGGGTGGTGGGCGCTCCGCTTGAGGTCGGTCTCGACCTGGTGGGCAACCTTGAGGCTGGTGGCGCTGGGGTAAGCGTGGGCGACAAGGCTTTCGCATTCACGGGGGCGTGGTCCACGTGGGACGGCCGAGAGCGGGGGATTGCCCTTGGTGCTGGCTTACGATTCTGAGTACTTCCCTGGTCTTCGGACTAGGGGGATTTTTTTGTGACCAGAGGTTGTAATAGGTGGCAAACGCTGTAAAAAGCCACTGCTGTTACCTAAATTGTCACCTATTCAGGATTTCGGTTGCGGCACCAGGGAGTGAAAAAGGCCTGGAGACTGCCTCCAGGTCTTGATAGTGGGGACGAAGGGACTTGAACCCTTACTCCGTGAGGAACCAGATCCTAAGTCTGGCGCGTCTGCCATTTCGCCACGTCCCTTAGCCAGTATTGGCGATGGTTTCCGGGGGCGGCCTTATCTGATCTAGTACGTCCGTATTATCCGCAAAAATGGGCTGAAATTCAATGGAGACGCCCATCATGGATACTCTGCTTACGGTTGCCCACGCTGCCGCAATAGTCGGTGCTAGCACATCTTTGATCCAGAAGCGATGCAAAGACGGCACGTTACCCGCCATTCGGGTTGGAAAGACCTATCGTGTTAGACAGGCCGATTTAGAAGCATGGGTTCGTCATACGCCAACGATCGCATTAAAGCTCACCCGGCCAGATGATGCCCCCTCTGATCTGCTGCAACTCATTGATGGCTGGATTCGTTATTTAGAGCACGTTAGCGGCCTCTTGCCCACGACCATCGCCACGCACCGGGGAAGCGCAATGGTTTACGTCAAGCGCCTGAGCCTCGATGGTCAAGTGCGGATATCGATTGCTTCCATCTTTGAGAGGAAGAGCGTCCTCAGCGTCTTCGAGAAGATCCCGCCAAAGTCCTTTGCCTTAAAACTCAACACCTTCAACGCCCTGATCAGCCTTGGGAAGTATCTAGTAGCCGAGGGCGTTCTGGGCCCTGATGCTCTCGCTGCATTGCGGCCGCTCAAGCCTCGCCGTCAAATGGATCCCCGCCGAACTCATCTGAAACCATTAGACGTTACGAGATTGTTCGAGGTTATCCTGACCCGCTCAAAAACGACGGCGGCAGAAAATCTGACACTCGCCGCAATGGTCGCCTGCATGGTCTATGCTGGCCTTCGCGTCTCGGAGGTCTGCAAGCTACGGGTTCAAGATGTGGACTTCGGCGAGCGCATTTTGACTATACGGCATGGGAAGGGTGGTAAAGACCGGCGCGTTGGGGTGAGCACTGATTTGCTTCGGCATTTGGATCGTTATCGGGCTGTTCGGGCGCTTGGCGGGGCCTTTTTCATTGATTCGGACGGGGCCGCCTTTAACCGTCATAAGCTTGCTAAGAGGATGAAGCAGCTTGCACGTTGCCTCGGCGTCGATATCACCTGCCATGGCTTGCGCCGTACCTTCGCGACTTTAGCCGCCAACCAGGGGCGCTCCATCAATGCCATTCGGATTGCGCTGGGGCATTCAGACCTGACGACCACGCAGGCCTATCTACGCCAGACGGAGGGGGAGGTGGTTGCGGCGATGCGCGACTGGTAGCAGCCTGCGCTAGTCGAAGTCCGAATGCCCCATCACAAGGGCGTCGTAGGGCACTCGGTAAAGATCCGCAAGCCTAGCGGCGTCTTTGAGCGTAATCCCCTGCTTGCCCAATTCAAGCCGCGACAGGTTTGTCTGGTCCATGCCCAGCAGGCCCGAGGCGACCTCTTGGGTCAACCCGGCGCGCTCGCGGGCCTTGCGAAGCCGCTTGCCGAATTTTTGATAGAAGGGGTCGGCTTGTTGGGCCATTCTCTCGCCATCGCTGTTGGGGACTGGCGAAAGTTTAAGCGGCTAGGTGGATGACGCTTAGGCGTTAAACACCTATTATCCAAAAGTCATTCTACGAGTGAGGAGGACGATCGGAGCATGGGCGCTGAGAATGACCTTCAACAGTGTTCCACCTGCGGTCAGATGTATCCCTTTACTGTTGACTACTTCATCAAGGTCAAGAGGAATAAGAGTGGGCTTGGCAAGTGCTGCAAGGCCTGCGATCGTGAGTACAAGCGGAATTGGTACCATTACGGGCGCTCAACGCCAAAACGCTTTGACCCGGAAGAGATGCGGACCTGCCCCAAATGTGAAATCTGTAAGCCTATTACAATCGAGTACTTTAAGCCAAATCGAACTCGACCAAATGGATGGGAAGTTTGGTGCAGGGAATGTTTCAATGCCTATTGTCGTGCTCGTACCAAAGCTAGGCCGGATTTGAGGCGCGAAAAAGAGCGACGTTTTGCTGAGCGCCATCCCGAGAAATACGCTGCAAAAATAAAGCAGCATCGTGAGCGCACCAAGGAGCGCGGAGGAAACAAATATGCGAAGCGAAACATAGAAAAGACTAGGTTACGCGAGCGTCTTCGATGGCTTGATCCTGAACGACAGGCATACGATCGCGCCCGCTGGGAACGTAGAAAAGCTAATGGATACAATGAGCACGAACAGGAACGCTACAAGCAAAACCCATGGCCTAAGAGACTAAAGGAGTTACGTCATCGGACACTGGAACTTTCGGCACCCGGTATATTCGCCCAAGAGGATCTTTTGGCCAAGGTTCAATATTGGGGTTGGCGATGTAGGTACTGTAATATCCGGTTAACCTTTGCGACGCTGACTATCGACCACCGGATTCCTTTGTCACGAGGCGGCAGTAATTGGCTTGCAAATTTGGTTCCGGCTTGTCGCTCTTGCAACTCATCCAAACATAACAAGAAAGAGGATGAGTACTTTGAATGGTTGAAAAATGATTAATGCCAATATCCACGTCATTAATGGAGCTACTAATGAACGATATTATTATACCGAAGAAAACTGAAGCGGATAAAAACGGTGCAAAACCTGTCACCGTAGGAATTAGGACCACGGAGGCTAACCGGGACCGCTTCAACCAACTTTGCGCCGAATCGGGCCTAACCCAAACCGAGCTTTTCGAATTTTGGGTGAAGGCATCTAAAGTCCGATAATGCGATTGGGGTCGCCCAAAAACGGCAGGCCGCGGCTGATATTGCCGACTTATGATTGCGCTTGGGAGCCAGATGCCTGGCTGGTTGGACGGCGCCCATCCCGAGAGCAGCAATTTACCCCGGGGCGGCCAGGGGTTACCCAAAGAGCCTGAATGCGACCCTGAAAAGCGCTAAGCAAGATTGAGGCATCCTCATAGCAGCTACGCAGCCTCAAGGGGGGAGAATTGGATTCTATCTAATCATCACCACCCGCGACCGTAGACGCGTGATCGGCGGATCCTACCAGACCCGGGAGGCGACCGAGGCGGCCCTCACCGAGCTTCTAAGCCGAGGCTTGGATAGTATTCAGCCCAAATCAGCCCGAGGCCAACTGGGCCCAACCTGCCGAGTTGCAAACCGCCTCGGCTCATCCAAGCTGCCGGGAGCCATTGAGGCACCTGCCAGCACTTTGGGATGCGCTCGGCCTGAGCTTGGTCCGCCACAGAGGTCGGGGCATCCATCGGCGCGAGGGCTATCGGCCATTCAATACATGGCGGCTAGTCGGCTGGCTTGATTTTTTTGTCAGTCCAGGTTGCCCACAGCCTCCCGACGACTGGGCGTGCGGCTTGATGCATTAAAGCACCGCCTGATCGGCTGACTGCAATACTTTGCGGTATAGCGCAGCAAGCGCTTTCGCTAACCGACGTCACCCTTTCGACGTTGCCCCCTTGACTCTATCGCTATTGAGCCTTCATAATATGTTCAGGTTGGCCGACCTGGATTGACTCGGGCACTCCGTAGCGACGCTGTACGTTCAGCGCGTGAGGTGCCCTTACAGTGAGGTTCACATATGATTTCTAGCCCGATCCTGGGCACCCGGAAGGCGCGCAAGCCCTCTCGGACCCAATTGGCCTGCCTGCTCGACCTGTGGCGCAAGGCCGTGGCCAGCGGGGGCAGCAATGAGCAGTAATCGCCTTGCCCCCGCTCACCTGGCCGACTTGAAGCGTAGCGGCCTGAGTGACGACACGATCACCGCGATGGGTTGCGAATCGCTTGATGCGACCTCGATCGCCCGGTGGGTCTACGGCCCCGATTCCGACAAATCCCTGGCGTACGACGGGTACAGCATTCCCTACCGTGACCTGTCGGGCAATCCCATGAAGGACGGAACGGGAGCCCCGATGGTCCGCTATCGGATGATGCTGCCGCCTGGCGAGGAGGCGCCTAAGTATCGCAGTCGTTCCGGCGCCCATAACCGCATCTTCCTGCCCCCGGGGCTGGCCGAGCTGCTGAATGACCCTGTGGCCCCTCTGATCATCACGGAGGGCGAGAAGAAGGCTGCTAAGGCCGTCCAGGAAGGGTTTGCCTGTGTTGGCATCGCGGGCATCTGGAACTGGGCGGCTGAACCTAAGAGGAACGAGGACGAGCGCCTTTCGCCTGAGACGCGTCTGATTGCCGAGCTTTACGAGATTTGTCGCAACCGGAAGGTCTTGGTGCTGGGCGATTGCGACCCGAAGGAGAGTACCCAGGCGACGGTCAAAAAAGGCCTTTCCCTGCTTGCGCGGGCCATCCTGGTTCAGATCCCGACGAAGGCCGTCAACTTCGCCTTTATCCCTAAGGAGTACGCGGGACCGGAAAGCAAGATGGGGCTGGATGACCTGCTCATGCTGGAGGGCGCCTGATGATTAGCCAGCATGCCCGCGAGGCGATGAAAGCTCTTCTCGCCTCCACCCAGAGCATCAGCCCCGGATTCCGTGCAAGCATCCCCTATGACAAGGCTCTGGTCGCCTCGGAGGAGGATGGCGGCGAAGCCAAAGAGATTACCCTGGCCTATCACTACCCCTACCAAGCTTTCGGGGATCCGAGGCCGCCTCGGGTCCTCAAGGCGAAGGTCGATAAGGGGAAGGTGCTGTATCTCCC
Protein-coding regions in this window:
- a CDS encoding DUF882 domain-containing protein; the protein is MPSLSPHFRLEELACRCGCGGEAQPEILANLTRVVLMLERVRLAIGHKPIRITSGYRCAKHNKAVGGRPQSLHLTGRAADIQVDDLLPSQLQAIVIKSVPEAHGIGRHARFTHLDVRGFRLIFDYS
- a CDS encoding HNH endonuclease, with the protein product MRTCPKCEICKPITIEYFKPNRTRPNGWEVWCRECFNAYCRARTKARPDLRREKERRFAERHPEKYAAKIKQHRERTKERGGNKYAKRNIEKTRLRERLRWLDPERQAYDRARWERRKANGYNEHEQERYKQNPWPKRLKELRHRTLELSAPGIFAQEDLLAKVQYWGWRCRYCNIRLTFATLTIDHRIPLSRGGSNWLANLVPACRSCNSSKHNKKEDEYFEWLKND
- a CDS encoding tyrosine-type recombinase/integrase — its product is MDTLLTVAHAAAIVGASTSLIQKRCKDGTLPAIRVGKTYRVRQADLEAWVRHTPTIALKLTRPDDAPSDLLQLIDGWIRYLEHVSGLLPTTIATHRGSAMVYVKRLSLDGQVRISIASIFERKSVLSVFEKIPPKSFALKLNTFNALISLGKYLVAEGVLGPDALAALRPLKPRRQMDPRRTHLKPLDVTRLFEVILTRSKTTAAENLTLAAMVACMVYAGLRVSEVCKLRVQDVDFGERILTIRHGKGGKDRRVGVSTDLLRHLDRYRAVRALGGAFFIDSDGAAFNRHKLAKRMKQLARCLGVDITCHGLRRTFATLAANQGRSINAIRIALGHSDLTTTQAYLRQTEGEVVAAMRDW
- a CDS encoding helix-turn-helix transcriptional regulator, with product MAQQADPFYQKFGKRLRKARERAGLTQEVASGLLGMDQTNLSRLELGKQGITLKDAARLADLYRVPYDALVMGHSDFD
- a CDS encoding DUF3854 domain-containing protein, yielding MSSNRLAPAHLADLKRSGLSDDTITAMGCESLDATSIARWVYGPDSDKSLAYDGYSIPYRDLSGNPMKDGTGAPMVRYRMMLPPGEEAPKYRSRSGAHNRIFLPPGLAELLNDPVAPLIITEGEKKAAKAVQEGFACVGIAGIWNWAAEPKRNEDERLSPETRLIAELYEICRNRKVLVLGDCDPKESTQATVKKGLSLLARAILVQIPTKAVNFAFIPKEYAGPESKMGLDDLLMLEGA